Proteins encoded in a region of the Takifugu flavidus isolate HTHZ2018 chromosome 10, ASM371156v2, whole genome shotgun sequence genome:
- the si:dkey-199f5.8 gene encoding beta-1,4-galactosyltransferase 3 isoform X1 yields MVSIHSKWRYLFMFLGIQLVVMALLSRDGYQKRVSYFIRIFRKPDILLGRNDTIPGIPGGDVYADLLHLSKSPSHGDDMPYCPKTSPLISGPIHVTCPSGLTLKEVQRKNPLVVRGGRYRPPDCEARHRTAIVIPHRHREHHFKFLLYYLHPFLQRQQLQYGIYIIQQAGNYTFNRAKLMNAGFREAMREEDWDCLFFHDVDLIPEDDRNTYICDSNPKHAAIAIDKFGYKLPYKMYFGGVSALTPTHYLKMNGFPNNYWGWGGEDDDIGVRVSLAGMYITRPSLKIGRYKMIKHKLDKGNDVNPKRFNMLAKTRQTWKLDGMNTLEYKTISREYLPLYTNITVDIGTEAGLHPATVPAPEKPAANMHVAMKTSAKLKDDSRE; encoded by the exons atggtcagCATCCATTCCAAATGGCGCTACCTATTCATGTTTCTGGGCATTCAGCTGGTTGTGATGGCACTGCTCTCCCGAGACGGGTACCAGAAGAGGGTTTCTTACTTCATCCGCATCTTCCGCAAGCCGGACATTTTGTTAGGCCGAAATGACACAATACCAGGTATCCCTGGAGGGGACGTTTATGCAGACCTCTTGCATCTATCCAAATCTCCAAGCCATGGAGATGACATGCCTTACTGTCCCAAGACATCTCCTTTAATAA GTGGGCCGATACATGTCACCTGTCCTTCAGGCCTCACTCTAAAAGAGGTTCAGAGGAAGAATCCACTGGTGGTGCGTGGTGGACGTTACAGACCACCTGACTGTGAGGCCAGACACCGAACAGCTATTGTCATcccccacagacacagagaaCATCATTTCAAGTTTCTGCTATACTACCTGCATCCTTTTCTCCAGCGACAACAGCTCCAATATGGCATTTATATCATTCAACAG GCTGGAAACTACACATTTAACAGGGCCAAGCTGATGAATGCAGGGTTTCGAGAGGCAATGAGGGAAGAAGACTGGGACTGCCTCTTTTTTCATGATGTTGACCTCATTCCAGAGGATGACCGAAACACCTATATCTGTGACTCCAACCCTAAGCATGCAGCCATTGCCATAGACAAGTTTGGATACAA ACTTCCATACAAGATGTATTTTGGAGGTGTTTCGGCTCTTACACCAACACATTATCTGAAAATGAATGGCTTTCCTAACAACTACTGGGGTTGgggaggtgaggatgatgataTTGGAGTCAG AGTGTCTCTGGCAGGAATGTACATCACACGACCATCATTGAAAATCGGCCGTTACAAGATGATTAAACACAAACTGGATAAAGGCAATGATGTGAATCCAAAAAG GTTCAACATGCTTGCAAAAACGCGTCAAACCTGGAAGTTGGATGGAATGAACACCCTTGAATACAAGACAATCTCCCGGGAATACCTACCGCTTTACACTAACATTACTGTTGACATTGGCACAGAGGCAGGGCTACATCCAGCTACAGTACCTGCTCCTGAAAAACCTGCAGCAAATATGCATGTTGCGATGAAAACCTCAGCCAAGCTCAAAGACGACAGCCGAGAGTAG
- the si:dkey-199f5.8 gene encoding beta-1,4-galactosyltransferase 3 isoform X2 → MVSIHSKWRYLFMFLGIQLVVMALLSRDGYQKRVSYFIRIFRKPDILLGRNDTIPGLTLKEVQRKNPLVVRGGRYRPPDCEARHRTAIVIPHRHREHHFKFLLYYLHPFLQRQQLQYGIYIIQQAGNYTFNRAKLMNAGFREAMREEDWDCLFFHDVDLIPEDDRNTYICDSNPKHAAIAIDKFGYKLPYKMYFGGVSALTPTHYLKMNGFPNNYWGWGGEDDDIGVRVSLAGMYITRPSLKIGRYKMIKHKLDKGNDVNPKRFNMLAKTRQTWKLDGMNTLEYKTISREYLPLYTNITVDIGTEAGLHPATVPAPEKPAANMHVAMKTSAKLKDDSRE, encoded by the exons atggtcagCATCCATTCCAAATGGCGCTACCTATTCATGTTTCTGGGCATTCAGCTGGTTGTGATGGCACTGCTCTCCCGAGACGGGTACCAGAAGAGGGTTTCTTACTTCATCCGCATCTTCCGCAAGCCGGACATTTTGTTAGGCCGAAATGACACAATACCAG GCCTCACTCTAAAAGAGGTTCAGAGGAAGAATCCACTGGTGGTGCGTGGTGGACGTTACAGACCACCTGACTGTGAGGCCAGACACCGAACAGCTATTGTCATcccccacagacacagagaaCATCATTTCAAGTTTCTGCTATACTACCTGCATCCTTTTCTCCAGCGACAACAGCTCCAATATGGCATTTATATCATTCAACAG GCTGGAAACTACACATTTAACAGGGCCAAGCTGATGAATGCAGGGTTTCGAGAGGCAATGAGGGAAGAAGACTGGGACTGCCTCTTTTTTCATGATGTTGACCTCATTCCAGAGGATGACCGAAACACCTATATCTGTGACTCCAACCCTAAGCATGCAGCCATTGCCATAGACAAGTTTGGATACAA ACTTCCATACAAGATGTATTTTGGAGGTGTTTCGGCTCTTACACCAACACATTATCTGAAAATGAATGGCTTTCCTAACAACTACTGGGGTTGgggaggtgaggatgatgataTTGGAGTCAG AGTGTCTCTGGCAGGAATGTACATCACACGACCATCATTGAAAATCGGCCGTTACAAGATGATTAAACACAAACTGGATAAAGGCAATGATGTGAATCCAAAAAG GTTCAACATGCTTGCAAAAACGCGTCAAACCTGGAAGTTGGATGGAATGAACACCCTTGAATACAAGACAATCTCCCGGGAATACCTACCGCTTTACACTAACATTACTGTTGACATTGGCACAGAGGCAGGGCTACATCCAGCTACAGTACCTGCTCCTGAAAAACCTGCAGCAAATATGCATGTTGCGATGAAAACCTCAGCCAAGCTCAAAGACGACAGCCGAGAGTAG